Below is a genomic region from Tenrec ecaudatus isolate mTenEca1 chromosome 15, mTenEca1.hap1, whole genome shotgun sequence.
TCActtaaataggaaaaaaaaagcctAAGTGTTTACACTTATTAAAatagaatggggggggggagaaaaatagAATGTGCTGTTGTAAAACCAAGATCTTAAAAAACTATACATTTGAAGTCCATTAAAGCTTGCTGTTCATTTATGAAACCAAAATGAGGCTGTGCTCAGCAGGTTCCTCCAAGTCCCAGTgcttgtcatcaatcagcatCTTTAGGCAAGTTGAGTTAGTCACCAAGGTGGAACCAGATTACAATAGGTTTGAAATGGGCAGAATGGCCCTTTAACCTCCGGAGAGCCCCGGCATATTCAGTCTAGGAAAAAATCCAATCACTGCCTCATGGGATTCCCTATGTGGTTTGGGGTCTTTTATCAAGAGTCCCCAGCgcttaaatattaaaaacttcTAAGTAATTAAATCTTTAGAAAGGTAAGAACTCTCTCTCACAAACTGATGAGAAAAGCAAATGTGCCAGTAGGGCACTGTGCAAAGAACGTGGGTAGACTAATTACATGaccaaaaaactaacaacaaatgGCCAAACTTGACTTTGAAATTCCTGAATAATCAAAAGACTGTAAAGTGACACTAAGATAATTCTTCCGTCAAATCCAACAACTTTAATTTTAATAAACACTCCATAGTAAGAACCTGATGCAACGAACATTCCAAGTTCCTGGGTGAAATAAACTGATCTCCCGATGCAGTTTTGTTACCGTGTGTTCAAACCCCTACTCCtaacaaaactgaaaaataaacCAAAGGACCAGTATTAACACAGTAAATCTTCAAGAAGCTAAATTTTGCAGAACCAATATTTAATATTCCAGTTAAATGTTCAAAGTGCAATATTAAGGTGAAAGGGCTAAACAAACAATGCACACTAAAGGACATTTTTATATGTAATGCAAGGCAATACATTCATAAGTGTAACACTGAGTGACTAATCTGCTTCAGATTTCTGTTTCCAAAATGTCTACAAATGTTTTATTAACAAATAGCAAGcataacaacctcagaaaaactGTGAGGTAAGAAGACAGACAGCTGTCATGATACATttttcaatgcaaaaaaaaaaaaaaaaaggatggctAGTAACAGATTAGATAATCTGGTCTGGATGACAAGTGACAGACTGGGAGATGCTTTGgtctggcctggcctggcctggcctagCCACCTGGGTTGAGAATTCAAATGACCCTAGATCAGTGgttttcaatcttcctaatgccgcgatcctttaaaacagttcctcatgttgtggtgatgaccctcaacataaaattattttcattgctatttcataactgtaattttgctactgttatgaatcgggcgatccctgtgaatgggtcgtttgacgcccccacccccccccaaggggtcgcgacccacaggttgagaaccactgccctagatagTTGTTTTCAACAACCTCCCTGACATTCTCTAAAACAGACCAATTTCCGTATAAACTTGTGTATAagacaagtttttcagcacagttttatgcagttttgtggcaaaattactaggtgggtcagcttatacttgaatgTACAGGGTACAACTATTAAAAACTCAGTCCAGCAAACTGGCCTGACCTGACCAGGGGAGTATGACTTTTGAAACCTCAGTCTGAGTAGGCCTTTAAATGGTGGGCTATTAAAACTACACACAAGCCGGCTATTGAGAGCCCAGAGGAGCTGAAGCAGCCCTGAGGTCTATCCTTACACTAAATACTTATGAAAACAACGGTTCCTGGAAACGCTTGTGCTTGCTGCCCACGTATACTGGTTCTGCTGTCAATCTGTTCAGAGATTAATTTATTTAATTGAATTAAGTTTGGTGTCAATTATTCCTAGTAACTAAAATTACAATCCTCTCGTGAGCAGACTTTCTTCCCAGAGCAAGCTGAACCAAGCGATTTTATAGAGAAGTTGATCCTCCATGAGAATTAAGGCTCTAATCATAGCATTTCAAAGAAACCACACAAAAGATAGTCCGTATTGATAAATCACACCGAGATAAAAAAGCTGTGAATAATCAAGATAACGCCACAGAACACTTTACATTGATATTCACTACAAAATTCTGTTTCCTCATCTCCAAGTCCTCCAAATGAAAGGAGTGACAGAATTAAATTGAAGTGACACCTCCAAACAAATACCTAAAACACCAGTATATTTCCAAAAATGTCAAGCAGAGATAATAACTAATGCTGATAACTAAGCTACTTATCAGTGAATgctactaaaaagaaaaaaaaatattttcacagaAAATAACACCTCTTGCCCAGATATCAATCTCAAGTCTACATCATTAATTATTTGCACTGGAATAAGGAAAATGCATGAAGTGCTAAATTATTTGATATATATACAAGAGAATTAAGTTAACTCCTTCAATGTATAAGTTGCTACTAAACAAATATTTATATACTAAGCAGTTTCTGAATTACTAAGGTTACATTACTAAATCAAGTTGCTCCTTGATTAAAGAGGATAGCAAAAATCGTATTTTCACTTTCCCTCTTGGTTTCCATTCTGTGTAAACAGTGGGCTTATAACCGACATCCCACAGATTCTCTGCTGGCACATGAGCTGGCATTCACCTGATTGTCCACCTCATTGCTCTCAAGTCAGTTCTTAATTCAGCCTATCTTTCAATTTACATAATTTTTCAACAGCTGCTATTCCTAAATTTGAATGCGTCTCCCTCCCAGAAGTTATAATTCGACTCAGGAAACTCACACATACACGTTTTAAAATTCAAAAGGCACAATCTCATAATCTTTTAAGAGATAACAATATGGACACTTTGTTTGAGGTGACAATAAAGGCCCATCTGATCCTGGGTCTGGACTGTTAGCATGGCTGAGGGCTATGATAAGCTTCCTAATATTTCACTGTAAGCTGCTCCGTCCTCACTGCTTTGCATAATTACAGGAAAGGGTATTCAGACACTCTTCTGTGTGACTGGCACTTCCTGAAACAGCACAGTGCACAGTGTAGGCAACCATATACAGGGCTTACCTGCTCTTTAACATACTCCAAGATCACCGTAAGGCaggggctctcaaccttcctcatgccacaaccctttcatacagctcctcatgtttgtgGTGaccccgccaaccataaaattattttcattgctacttcataactgtcattttgctaatgttatgaattggacgacgcctgtgaaagggtcattccacaccCCCAccaaaggggtcctgacccacaggttgagatccgctgCCTTAAGGCAATCTACAATCTTCAAAAGCCACCAGCATGCTAAATGGTGTGATTCAGGTAAATTATAGACTCAAGTGATTTACTTCTGGTTAGTATATAGTTCAGAAGTGTACAGAAACAGGTCCAGTGTTGTTTCACAAGTTTTAAGCTATGGCCATGGAAGTCAGTCAGTAGAGAGTTTAAGAAATTATGAAGAGAGGGTACATAACTCATGTTGGCCAAACAGGGGGGAGATTCGCTAATGAAGTCATTTCTCATTCTACCTCTACAGTGAGGTTTGATCTTCAAAGGGAATTTTGCTCACCCACATTCTTCCCCCTTTCCTTAAAAAAGAAACCGACTAAGGTGGTTATATATACCCCTGCTTAGTCAGTGAGTGAGTCCTGTATCAAGATCCATCATGGTCTTAATTAAAAGATCAGAACAGGATATAGCCATGCATAAATAACTATCTCCCAGTTGTTCATAAGGCTTTCTTTAAAACGTTTTTCAATGCAAAACTGATATACACGTACACTCTGCCTTTGGCCATCCCCTACATTTGCCGCTCTCGTGCATTCATTTGATGAGCTTCGTTTAAATCCCCATCCTAGTTATTTTACACAAGGACATAGCAAAAGTGAGCCACCAAAGGAATTCAACACCTATTAAGCAGTAAAAAGTCTGTCTAAAGTCTTCAAAAAGCTCATATTTAATATGCTATATGGATGAGGCTTTTATGATTTTAAGTTGAAAACCTATAAAGTGCATTACAACCACTTGTTCGTCTTACTGAGCTTGTTTAACTTGTGATTATCTATAGGTTTAATTCTTCTTGAACCATTCTTTGTATATCAGCAATATGCTACCTTCACATGTCAGAAACTGAAATCTTACAGAAAACTTGTAAGAAAAAAACATAGTTAGCCATAGAactttgaaaaacaaaagcaTTCCCCCTTCCTTAAAGTAGCAATAAACAATTCTGAAGATGATCAAGTAAATATCGTCAGACTGTACAGAACCTTACCAATCATATTGAGTCTCTGTGATCAAGAGCATCCACCACTTAAGAACCATCcgggcctcatcttccttccactaTGAAATCTTAAGCATGGCTTTTGTATTACACAGTGGCAGACCTAGTAAATGGTGGAAGCGGAGACTTCAAGCATTTAATACACTACAGACCTTTATGCCAACGAGAGCTGGAACCAGCTATTTCGAACCATCTTTGTCTCACCTTAGGGTGGAGGGTAAAGTTCTGCAaaaaccattctttttttttttttttcattgaaagtGACAAACTCAGCATAGAAAATGTGTAACAAGGGTAACTAGTTTCTCATGCACTGAAAAAGTAAAACACAAACTACTCCTGGAGGAGAACAGCGTTATCAATGAATTTTAACAAAAAGGTAGAGCGTGTTATTTCAGACACCATTCGCACGAGTGCAGAGGATATTTAATAAAGCCAGGTGCCTATTCCTGAGGAGAACAGACTTCGTAATTATGCTGAACCATGAGGAGTCAATGTAAGCAGGGCTAAAAGGCAATGATGAGAGTGTTCGGGTCATGTGTTACAGGGAACAAGTTTGAGAACTTCCATTGCTTATAAATAATCTGTCCCTATCATTAACCacttaaatattttccttttctgctGATGTGCTAGAATGCACTGGAAACCTCAgaacaggttttttgttttgttttttttttttaattggccatGTCTTGTTAATAGACTGCAGTCTTCAAATTTACAGAGCTGCAGGTCGCCTGGATTTCCTCAAGTGTCACTCAGCTAAGTGAGCCTGACGGCTGAGAAAGGCCGCCTGGCACTTTACAGTCAGTTTAAAAAGCATCCTCTACCTGGTATCTCGGCAGTGATTGTCTTGCTGCTCCCTGAAACCTCCTCATCGTCATCCGACGAGCTCGTGCTTGAGTCACAGGTCAGGTCACTGTCACTGGTACTACTGTCCTGCAGCAGGTTGTACTTCTTCCTCGCAGCAGCCTCGCGTTTCTGCCGCAGGAGCCGAattctttccttttgcttttgGCTCCGATGACCTTTAACCTTGGCAACTCGGCCATTCTGTTTGTCACTGGATTGCCGGTTTTTCTTGGCCGCCATGGTGGATGTTTCACTTTCAGACCGGGAGCGCCGAGATTTGCGCCCAACTGTGGTACCCGACAGACCAGAAGGGTCTCCTTCTCTTGCTGTTTGTGCCTGGGAGGTTTCATTGTCTTCAGCAGAAGACAGCGTGTCCGAGTCAGCCAGGTGACCACTAGAGGACGGGGAAAGCATGCAGTGGTTAGAGGAGTCACTCTCATACACTCGGCCCGCTGTCGGCTTGTCACTCTCCGTGGATGCTAACTGAGACTCAGAAGAGTCCCTTCTCAGTTCCATCAATAAGCAAGGCATTGAAGAAAGAACTGTAGAATCTGCAACACCATCTTTCTGAACTTGAGGTTCCAGTTCTACAGACCCGTCTTCCTCCTTGGCTGTCTCTTGTTCAGATGACTTGGGTGGGACTTCAGACTCAAGGAGTTCTTCAACTTTTCCCACTGCCTCCTCCATCTTCATTTCAGAATTGAGTTAAATCATGGAGCAGAGTTTAGGGAATTATATCAAAGATGCAACAGGAAAGCAACCTgtacaaaaacacacaaaatcaATAAACAGAAATGGCAGGTCATTTAGTCAACACACCACCCCTCTCTTACTCACTGGGCTGGCAAAAGTTACCACTAGAAAGGCCTataaaatacatgaaaagaaaattcacattatcctttcattccatttgtccacaaactttttgatttGAGCTCCCTTGTACATGTACATATCTGCTTGATCAACAAAATACAGTTACTAAACCATCGATCATCTGTTAAAGTCTCTGGGCAGTACACAGttaatgctgggctgctaacctaaagcttGAAGGGAGACACCACCCAGGAGTTTCGCTGAAGAGAAGGCCTGCTAGTCTGCTTTGGCCAAGAAATCCCTACACACCAGTTCGAACTTGTCACAGAGGGTAGCCTAGAACTAGAAATGACTTgacggcaactaacaacaaccactGAACCTGAAAGGCCGGCAAGTAATCAAATCAAACAAGGATGCTAAGAAATCCTCAAAACACTGATGTAGTTAACATAGAAGACTTTAATATAAGTAAGAATGCTTTAGAAGAACCAAAAAAGCTTAGAAAACAATGAGTTAACTAGAATGATAAGTTTTACACTGAAATCTTCAAGGAAAGGCAGCAAGGGGAAGAAGCTACAGTGTAGTCACAGCAAACATACACTCTTTTGAGTAAAAGAATTTCAAGGTAGTTCCTGACACATGATGTATCTGTTACAATGAATTACACTTTCgaccatctttttttaaaacatcttatccgaccaatggagatccccttatagaggggtttaggagaggagatgggttaattagggtgtgaggtagtatcgatgaagaacacagctttctcccagatcctggatgcttcctccccccaactaccatgatccgaattctaccttgcagggctggataggacagaggctgtacactggtgcatacgagggttggaggtacagggaatccagggtggatgataccttcaggaccaagggtgtgagggacgatgctgggagagtggagggtgagtgggttggaaagggggaactgattacaaggatccacatgtgacctcttccctgggagagggacagcagagaaggggggaagggagactccggatagggcaagatatgacaaaacaacgatgtataaattaccaagggcatatgagggaggggggaagggggagggaggagggggaaaaaaagaggacctgatgcaaggggcttaagtggagagcaaatgccttgagaatgattggggcagggaatgtatggatgtgctttatacaattgatgtatgtatatgtatggattgtggtaagagttgtatgagtccctaataaaatgtaaaagaagaaaagagaaaaaaatgattagggcaaagactgtacagatgtgctttatacaattgatgtatgtatatatatgaactgtgaaaagaattgtatgagccccaataaattgttaaaattaaaaaaataaataaataaaaaataaaacatcttaTCATAATATTTACTGTACACAATGTTAAAATatgttgttcatatgtaagttcatatGCTGTGTTTTCAACCCCCAAAGACAAATAAAGCCtggatttataaagatactgCTGGGCGCTGATATCAgagtacaaaaagaaagaaaatgttttgaaaatgatggtgacaacaattgtacaatcatgcttgatctaatcgaactatggattgttataatatctttaagaactcccaataaaaatggAGGAAAAAAATAGTGCTAACAAAAGGCAGTAATagcttttttgtctctctctaGAAAAAGCGAGGTGTTCAAGTTGTATTAAAACCAGAGTTGCTGGCACTGCAGCCCTCGGCTAGTTGGAGGCCACCTGTGTAAGCACTCCCACCTGTCTGCCTCCCCTTCAACAGGAGCTTCTCTCTAGAGCCAATGGGATGGGAAGCCCACTGCTCCCTCAGACCTTCTTAGCTCCCACATGTCTCACCGTGACTATGTAATTCCATAACCAAAACATGTTTTCTTTCACCAGCAACAGCCACTCGGTGAACCCCTATGAAGGCCTCCCTACAACTCATATGCTGACTTTAGAACCTAGACTGTcctcacccaccacccaccttcTTTGACTCTGCGATCACAGTGGACATAATCCTTAATCACAAGAGCTGTGACCTAGGTAGGGCCAGTCTCACTAAATGGTGAGTTTTCAAAAAGAATGCTAAGAAATGTGCAGGGCAAGTCAAGTACACATGAGGCTAAAGGAGCAGCTATCACGACGTCCCAAAGATCAGAGACAGACACTAACCCCAAACTGATGCCACACTGACTCAGCCTCTACCACTTAATTCCAAACTGCCACAACAGTTCAACTTGCAGTAAACAGCAACCAGAAGACATTTGGAAAAATTTTAATTGCCCCAATATGCCACCCCTGCTTTTTAATCATTACATTCTATATACCTGACTGTTTTTCAAAGTCATGTTATCAGTCGCTGTTAAAACAAGCATTATGACATTTTCCTTATTAATGCTGATAAAAACCAGAACGCTGATGGTCCAAAACTTAGGAAATGGTTCTCCAAGTGTAGCCTACTTTCTTAGCACATTGCAGCATTACTAATTTTTGAATTAAATGAAGACAGATAAGAAATGCTATTCCTAAAGCCATTCCCGAAGGAATGCACCTCTGAAAGCCAACAGAGGGAGTGCAGGCTGCAATATAAACAGAAAATTAAATATTCCCATTTAAGCATCAAAACACGCCCAGGTATGAGGACTAAACCCACCATTTTCTAGGGAAATTAAAAGGGAGTTGATCCTTCGGAAGGAAAGCAAGttgctgtatatactcatgtataagtcaagtttttcagcacatttttaatgccgtttttgtggttaaaattaggtgcctcggctgatgttCAGGTCAGctcatactcgagtatatacggtatgcatTCCGGAATAAAGACTTTTCTTAAAGTTGAAATATCTGAGAAATATACTCAAAGGAAATTAATGTCAGCCCAACAGCACAGGCCTTGAGaagtcaaaataatttttaaagcaatGAGTCTTTTCAAGTATGTAATAGAGAACActaaactgaaaaagaaaatttattaaaattaccatgcacattttgtttctatAGTAAATAAGTTGTGTGTGCAGCACAGATGAAATctagaaaatatgaaaatgtctgattacttcttggctttcaccAACTTATACTTGACTAAATCCATCTTTCCCGTCTTCCTTCCTTTGTAAACTCCCCTTGCACTTACCACTTCAGCCTCACGTCTCCTTTTCAATACTCCACATACTCCAGCATCTTTCCAACTAATCTTACTAGTCATTGAAATCCACTGTTCCCCGTGTCCTTCTCTCTCAAACTCCCTTCCCCAGCCCACTCCAATGACAGCTGCAGGAATCAGACCAGTGAAATCGTTTTTGCCAGGGTCATTAATTACCCCTCTATTTCTCTAAATATAATAAACACACTTAGCATGAATCCTCTCGTGCCTAAGCAGCATTCCATGTCTGCTCACACAACACTTCTTTAGAAACCTTCTTTGGCTTCAAGTTCCCATATTCTTCAGGCTGCTCCTCAGTCTACTTTCCTATCAGATTTCCAGATTTAGCACTGGGTTCCTGTTCTACACCGAGTTTCCAATGTCATCTCTACACTAGTTACTTTAGTtctgcttctccagctcaggcctTCTTCCTCTGACCTCTATAACCAACCCGTTACTGTTAAGTTTATTCCAATAGCCACCTGACATCTCCAATTGTATTTATCAAAGAAAACAatctcatcatgctcaaaacagaaTCAATCATCTCCGATCAACACTCACACGACTACTTACTTCTGGAGTTGTCCTCAGCTCATTCAATGGAACCAGTATTCTCAACAGTTCACACATGAAAAACCTGAGAGTTTAAATCATTGTATCCCATCATCCACTAATTCCCATTAATCTTAGCTCCAAAACCATTCTCCAGTTTGTCCGTTTATTCTCCTTTTCTAGCAACCTCCTAGAAAAAACCTACATCATTTATTTCTCAAAAGAAATGTTGACAATTTCCCTCTGACTGGCCGTCCAAGAAGCCCTGGTTGCGTAGTGGCTGCACACTGGGCTGCGTAACTGCTAGTTtcaacagttggaaactaccaacCACACCATGGGAGGAAGTCAGGGAACCTGCCTACATACCATGACCTATGGGTCTCTGCGCTGACATGCACTCAAAGGCAATACACTGGAGTGTGGCCTCTCCCTATTCGATCTTGCTTCCAATCAACAATCAAAATGAAATTTTGAAGAAATAACATAAAACAATAAACCTGACAAATGATAATCTAATTACAATACTTAGAGTGGCCAAGAAAATCACCACCTTGATGTCTTCTGATTTTGCATCAGCATTCCTTAAGATCATATTCCAGAATGGCAACTGAGATGCACCGACATCTACAGCATGTCCAGCTAAATGGACAGACAACGACCACATCTAAGACACGTGCTGTTTTTACATCATTTCTAATATGGTtggcattttaaatatatatatataagcccAAGACTTGACCAAGGATCACATATTTCGTTTGACTGTCGTATGTCTATAGTCACCTTTAATCTGGGTCAGGCCCCTtactttttgctttattttgtgttTCATGACATTGACATGTTTCAAGACTGCAGGCCAGTTGTTTTTTGGTGTGCCCCACAATTCCAATTTGCCTGACTGCTTCTTTATGATACAATTTGAATTACAATTAAAAATGCAGATTAGTGATGGTGCCTatcaaaaaaaagaggacattgCTTACTTGGGACAGCCTTTGGGTATCTTGTGTGTATATGACTGTTGTGAGAGAGAGATACATAGATGCAAACTGTTAACCTGGTTAACTTGTTTGGCTGCTATATATATCCCCCAAAATGCTAAGACACAcaactaaaagataatggaatgctTCCACGAACTTTTGAAACCCCCTGTATGAGGGGAAGTTACTCCAAAGCACGGCTCCtaaggttccagttcatacatgctcaaatttattccaaacaaaacctgtCTCTGTGATCCTTCCCAAAAAAGTTCAATGAAAATAGTGGTTTctttccaaggggatctgctgagTCAATTCAATTCAA
It encodes:
- the ARK2N gene encoding protein ARK2N isoform X1, coding for MKMEEAVGKVEELLESEVPPKSSEQETAKEEDGSVELEPQVQKDGVADSTVLSSMPCLLMELRRDSSESQLASTESDKPTAGRVYESDSSNHCMLSPSSSGHLADSDTLSSAEDNETSQAQTAREGDPSGLSGTTVGRKSRRSRSESETSTMAAKKNRQSSDKQNGRVAKVKGHRSQKQKERIRLLRQKREAAARKKYNLLQDSSTSDSDLTCDSSTSSSDDDEEVSGSSKTITAEIPDGPPVVAHYDISDTSSDPEVVNVDTLLAAAVVQEHSNSVGGQDPGATWRTSGLLEELNAEAGHLDPGFLAHDKMSAGSAPLNEEINIASSDSEVEIVGVQEHARCVHPRGGVIQSVSSWKHGPGTQYVNTRQTQSWTAVAPQQTWSSPTEVVDLTLDEDSRRKYLL
- the ARK2N gene encoding protein ARK2N isoform X2; its protein translation is MKMEEAVGKVEELLESEVPPKSSEQETAKEEDGSVELEPQVQKDGVADSTVLSSMPCLLMELRRDSSESQLASTESDKPTAGRVYESDSSNHCMLSPSSSGHLADSDTLSSAEDNETSQAQTAREGDPSGLSGTTVGRKSRRSRSESETSTMAAKKNRQSSDKQNGRVAKVKGHRSQKQKERIRLLRQKREAAARKKYNLLQDSSTSDSDLTCDSSTSSSDDDEEVSGSSKTITAEIPGHLDPGFLAHDKMSAGSAPLNEEINIASSDSEVEIVGVQEHARCVHPRGGVIQSVSSWKHGPGTQYVNTRQTQSWTAVAPQQTWSSPTEVVDLTLDEDSRRKYLL